One Desulfonispora thiosulfatigenes DSM 11270 DNA window includes the following coding sequences:
- a CDS encoding LuxR C-terminal-related transcriptional regulator, whose amino-acid sequence MVEVKTLLIYNHDLFRQKLKKVLTTIKGFQIIDEIRLDLDKLENSNSLRPDVIFLDIEDIEVDEIKIIQRIKGLFPESKLVVLNDYKNENNLIEYITCGVHGLLNKDIEVTELILETKEILNGEVALDKSIGKQIFKELLEIHTIEPNYKTHNITEREYEIIRLVAEGVTNKEIANSLYISENTVKNHLCNIMEKLDVDNRVKIASFAWTKGLINLTPTQ is encoded by the coding sequence TTGGTTGAAGTAAAAACCCTACTTATTTATAATCATGATTTGTTTCGACAAAAATTAAAAAAGGTGCTAACCACAATTAAAGGCTTTCAAATAATAGATGAAATTAGACTTGATTTAGATAAGTTAGAAAATAGTAACTCATTAAGGCCGGATGTTATTTTTTTAGATATAGAAGACATAGAGGTAGATGAAATTAAGATTATTCAAAGAATTAAGGGCCTTTTTCCAGAGAGTAAATTAGTGGTTTTAAATGATTATAAAAATGAAAATAATTTAATTGAGTATATAACTTGTGGTGTACACGGCTTACTTAATAAGGATATAGAAGTAACTGAGTTAATTTTAGAAACTAAGGAAATTTTAAACGGAGAAGTAGCCTTGGATAAATCTATCGGTAAACAAATATTCAAAGAATTACTGGAAATTCATACTATAGAACCAAATTATAAGACCCATAATATCACAGAAAGGGAATATGAAATAATTAGATTGGTCGCTGAGGGTGTTACGAACAAAGAAATAGCAAACTCTTTATATATCTCTGAAAACACGGTAAAAAATCATTTATGTAATATAATGGAGAAGCTTGATGTGGATAATAGAGTAAAAATCGCTTCATTTGCCTGGACAAAAGGTTTAATAAATCTAACTCCAACACAATAA
- a CDS encoding YeiH family protein yields the protein MSDDTVVASKFTWSDLLKKEDWWAIWAAFIIISLAFISNFTELFNLKAVKPQKWGSAEAPSILSSFDGIMPNLLFLLIGLVILFGLGIKIMEGKSTKFSIGFVGIFILATFAYFFANHYLIGTYLGYAFWALGLGLLICNTVKTPEWLKPAIKTEFYIKTGLVLLGAEILFSNIVSFGMYGLGIAWFVTPVVVIFMWLFGTKVLKMVSKPMVMVIAAATSVCGVSAAIAAAAASKAKKEDLTFAIGLTLIFTVLMMVFMPLGLKAIGMDPIIGGAWMGGTIDATGAVVLAGEALGPEAGQVAAMVKMIQNVLIGVIAFAIAIFWVTRVERDPNGPSVGISEIWHRFPKFILGFIFASLFFSFIIEPGLGTETTNSVLKMTKGFRGWFFCLAFISIGLESNFKEMAESVQGGKPLTLYLVGQTFNLVLTLLVAWLLLSGIIFPVPTLVF from the coding sequence ATGTCTGATGATACGGTTGTTGCTAGTAAGTTCACATGGTCTGATTTACTGAAAAAGGAAGATTGGTGGGCAATCTGGGCTGCTTTTATAATTATAAGCCTAGCATTTATCAGTAACTTTACGGAATTATTTAATTTAAAGGCTGTAAAACCACAAAAATGGGGTTCAGCAGAAGCTCCATCTATCCTCAGTTCATTTGACGGTATAATGCCTAACTTACTATTTCTCTTAATTGGTCTAGTGATCCTTTTTGGTTTAGGTATAAAAATAATGGAAGGTAAATCCACTAAATTCTCAATCGGTTTTGTTGGAATATTCATTCTAGCTACATTTGCATATTTCTTTGCTAATCATTATTTAATTGGAACCTATTTAGGGTATGCCTTTTGGGCATTAGGTTTAGGTTTACTAATTTGTAATACAGTTAAAACACCCGAATGGTTAAAACCAGCAATTAAAACAGAGTTTTATATTAAAACTGGATTAGTTTTATTAGGAGCTGAAATTTTATTCTCTAATATTGTCAGCTTTGGAATGTATGGTTTAGGTATTGCTTGGTTTGTAACTCCAGTAGTAGTAATATTTATGTGGCTCTTTGGTACAAAAGTTCTAAAAATGGTTAGTAAGCCTATGGTTATGGTAATCGCAGCTGCAACTTCTGTTTGTGGGGTTTCAGCAGCGATAGCCGCAGCCGCAGCCTCTAAAGCAAAAAAAGAAGACTTAACATTCGCAATTGGCTTAACTTTAATCTTTACAGTTCTAATGATGGTATTTATGCCTCTTGGTCTAAAAGCAATTGGTATGGATCCAATAATCGGTGGAGCTTGGATGGGTGGAACAATTGATGCTACAGGTGCAGTTGTTCTAGCTGGTGAAGCCTTAGGTCCAGAAGCAGGTCAAGTAGCAGCTATGGTTAAAATGATTCAAAACGTACTCATTGGAGTCATCGCCTTTGCTATCGCTATATTCTGGGTAACTAGAGTTGAAAGAGATCCTAATGGTCCTAGTGTTGGAATAAGTGAAATCTGGCACAGATTCCCTAAGTTTATCCTAGGATTTATCTTTGCTTCACTTTTCTTCTCTTTCATAATCGAACCTGGCCTTGGAACTGAAACAACTAATAGTGTTTTAAAAATGACTAAAGGTTTTAGAGGATGGTTCTTCTGTTTAGCATTTATTAGTATCGGTTTAGAATCTAACTTTAAAGAGATGGCTGAATCAGTGCAAGGTGGTAAACCTCTAACTTTATACCTTGTGGGTCAAACATTTAACTTAGTTTTAACTTTACTAGTTGCATGGTTATTATTAAGTGGTATTATTTTCCCAGTACCAACCCTAGTATTTTAA
- a CDS encoding methyl-accepting chemotaxis protein, which translates to MKWSNKSLAAKIIVPVILVITIGLVFIISTNIKGIKNVGWEGAHNTGVQAAKGAAAEIDSYFTRYMGILETLADTNDIIDFAKKVELARDRNPSTYMGQAEYNSYISTIKAVVERDKNIFNIYFASESTQNIYDVSEAYHGDDYILSQRDWYVEGKQENKTYYTNPYIDKLTGKPVVTLSTPVYDGNHFLGLMTIDLSTEVVNNIVNALDPYEGSYAFLVDRGGIFTAHKDESLILSTNITDLEDEAGKIGQEMVAGKEGWGLADFKGEMQYTFYQPIKSTGFALGVIIPEQVLDDPVIKQARSSITMGIAIIILLVVIVLYLLRRILIPLKNLSQITSEVASGNLIVDIDVNGEDEIGKLAGNFREMITNLKDLIQEIRVSSEELSASSEELSANTEEITAQVEGINASTQEIAAGMEETSAITEQVSASSQETFSIVTNLTKKAEEGQKIVNQIEKRAEEIKENATNSQKVANELYTEKQANILKAIKEGQVVDDIVNMAQVISDIAEQTNLLALNAAIEAARAGEQGRGFTVVADEVRKLAEQSSSTVGKIDVVIRQVQEAFQNLSDNANGVLGFIDNQVKADYQEMVDIGVQYQKDSSLIYNLMDEFASRSQDIEESTKESSAGMETISSTIEETNAGTQEIATNMNEETRAIEGIVTITQKQVELTERLTNLIGRFKV; encoded by the coding sequence ATGAAATGGAGTAATAAGTCTTTAGCGGCAAAAATTATTGTTCCAGTAATTCTTGTAATAACTATTGGCCTAGTTTTCATCATCAGCACAAATATTAAAGGCATTAAAAATGTAGGCTGGGAAGGAGCACATAATACTGGGGTACAAGCTGCAAAGGGAGCAGCAGCGGAAATAGATTCCTATTTTACAAGATACATGGGTATATTAGAAACCTTAGCAGACACAAATGATATTATTGATTTTGCGAAAAAAGTAGAGTTGGCTAGAGATCGTAATCCGTCCACTTACATGGGACAAGCAGAATATAATTCTTACATATCTACTATAAAAGCTGTGGTGGAAAGGGATAAGAATATTTTTAATATTTACTTTGCTTCTGAAAGTACCCAAAATATTTATGATGTCAGCGAAGCATATCATGGTGATGACTATATCTTAAGTCAAAGGGATTGGTATGTGGAAGGAAAGCAAGAAAATAAGACATATTATACTAATCCGTATATAGATAAACTTACAGGAAAACCAGTTGTAACCTTATCAACCCCTGTTTATGATGGAAATCATTTCTTAGGACTTATGACTATAGACCTTTCTACAGAAGTGGTAAATAACATAGTTAATGCCTTAGATCCGTATGAAGGTAGTTATGCTTTTTTAGTAGATAGAGGCGGAATTTTTACAGCTCATAAAGATGAGTCATTAATCTTGTCAACTAATATAACAGATCTTGAAGATGAAGCAGGTAAAATTGGACAGGAAATGGTTGCTGGAAAGGAAGGTTGGGGTTTAGCTGATTTTAAGGGTGAGATGCAATATACCTTTTACCAACCCATCAAATCGACAGGATTTGCGTTAGGAGTAATTATTCCTGAACAAGTACTTGATGATCCCGTAATTAAACAAGCTCGCTCAAGTATAACTATGGGAATAGCAATAATTATTTTATTAGTCGTGATAGTTTTATACTTATTAAGACGGATATTAATACCGTTAAAGAATCTTTCCCAAATTACAAGTGAGGTTGCTAGTGGTAATTTAATAGTAGATATAGATGTTAATGGTGAAGATGAAATTGGAAAATTAGCTGGTAATTTTAGAGAAATGATTACTAATTTAAAGGATTTAATTCAAGAAATAAGAGTAAGTTCTGAGGAATTATCTGCTTCTAGTGAAGAACTTTCAGCAAATACTGAAGAAATTACAGCTCAAGTAGAAGGAATTAATGCAAGTACGCAAGAAATAGCCGCTGGTATGGAAGAGACAAGTGCGATAACTGAACAGGTTTCAGCTTCTTCTCAGGAAACATTTTCTATCGTAACTAATTTAACTAAAAAAGCAGAAGAAGGGCAAAAGATAGTAAATCAAATTGAAAAAAGGGCAGAAGAAATCAAAGAAAATGCTACTAATTCGCAAAAGGTTGCCAATGAATTATATACCGAAAAACAAGCAAATATCTTAAAGGCTATTAAAGAAGGACAAGTTGTAGATGATATCGTAAATATGGCCCAGGTTATTTCTGATATAGCAGAACAAACAAATCTATTAGCCTTAAATGCTGCTATTGAAGCGGCAAGAGCGGGAGAACAAGGCCGAGGATTTACTGTAGTAGCTGATGAAGTACGCAAATTAGCAGAACAATCTAGTAGCACAGTAGGTAAAATTGATGTGGTAATTAGACAAGTCCAAGAAGCCTTTCAAAATCTATCAGATAATGCAAATGGTGTTTTGGGATTTATTGATAATCAGGTTAAAGCAGATTATCAAGAGATGGTCGATATCGGAGTACAATATCAAAAGGATTCAAGTTTAATCTATAATTTAATGGATGAATTTGCTAGCAGGTCTCAAGATATAGAAGAAAGTACCAAAGAATCAAGTGCAGGTATGGAAACAATTTCTTCTACAATAGAAGAAACTAATGCTGGAACTCAAGAAATTGCCACAAATATGAATGAAGAAACTAGAGCCATTGAAGGTATTGTCACCATTACCCAAAAGCAAGTTGAACTAACAGAAAGATTAACTAATTTAATTGGAAGATTTAAAGTTTAG